The Candidatus Methylomirabilota bacterium genome includes the window CGCCAGTCTTCAAGCGGCACAAGAGCGGGTCGCCGCGGCCTGCGCGCGCTCGGGCCGCAAGCCCGGCGACGTCCTCCTTATCGGAGTGTCCAAGACCGTCGAGATCGAGCGCATCCGGCTCGCCATCGCGGCGGGCGTCCCCGCCCTCGGTGAGAATCGCGTCCAGGAGGCCAAGGACAAGATCGAACGGGTCGGCCGCTCGGTGCCCTGGCATCTGATCGGATCCCTCCAGACCAACAAGGCCAAGGACGCCGCACGCCTCTTCGACTGGATCCAGTCGGTGGATCGCGTAGAGCTGGCCCAGGAGCTCGATCGCCGCGCCCATCAGGCCGAGCGCGTCGTGCGCGTGCTCGTCCAGGTGAATGTCGGCGAGGAGCCCCAGAAGGGCGGCGCGCATCCGGCCGAGCTGAAGCGGCTGCTGGATGCGATCACCGGCCTCAAGAGCCTCGAGGTGCGCGGGCTCATGTGCATCCCGCCCGCCACCGACTCCCTCGAGGCGTCGCGCCGGTGGTTCCGGCGGCTCCGCGAGCTGCGAGATGCCGTCGGGCTCGAGCACTGCTCCATGGGCATG containing:
- a CDS encoding YggS family pyridoxal phosphate-dependent enzyme; this encodes MLDIRASLQAAQERVAAACARSGRKPGDVLLIGVSKTVEIERIRLAIAAGVPALGENRVQEAKDKIERVGRSVPWHLIGSLQTNKAKDAARLFDWIQSVDRVELAQELDRRAHQAERVVRVLVQVNVGEEPQKGGAHPAELKRLLDAITGLKSLEVRGLMCIPPATDSLEASRRWFRRLRELRDAVGLEHCSMGMSGDFEVAIEEGATMVRVGTAIFGPRSPRAAVTEGGA